From Actinosynnema mirum DSM 43827, a single genomic window includes:
- a CDS encoding ABC transporter permease — translation MNFWDFVADRWSRLLTESLLHLSAVVQCTIIAALIGVGVGIAVYRSPLGSATATALASAVLTIPSFALLGLLIPLLGLGAPPTVAALVLYGLLPVVRNTIVGLSGVDRSIRDAARGIGMSRFSVLTSVELRLAWPAILTGMRVSAQMLMGIAAIAAYARGPGLGVEIFAGLTRAGSANATNQAIAGTLGVIVLALLLDGVFALIGRYTVSRGIRGQ, via the coding sequence GTGAACTTCTGGGACTTCGTGGCGGACCGGTGGAGCAGGCTGCTCACCGAGTCGCTGCTCCACCTGAGCGCGGTCGTGCAGTGCACGATCATCGCCGCTCTGATCGGTGTCGGCGTGGGGATCGCCGTCTACCGCAGCCCGCTGGGCTCGGCCACGGCCACGGCCCTGGCCAGCGCGGTGCTCACCATCCCCTCCTTCGCCCTGCTGGGACTGCTGATCCCGCTGCTGGGCCTGGGCGCGCCGCCCACGGTGGCCGCGCTGGTGCTCTACGGCCTGCTCCCCGTCGTGCGCAACACGATCGTCGGCCTGAGCGGGGTCGACCGGTCGATCCGGGACGCCGCGCGCGGCATCGGCATGAGCCGCTTCAGCGTGCTCACCTCGGTGGAGCTGCGCCTGGCGTGGCCCGCGATCCTGACCGGGATGCGCGTCTCGGCCCAGATGCTGATGGGCATCGCCGCGATCGCCGCCTACGCGCGCGGCCCCGGCCTCGGGGTGGAGATCTTCGCCGGGCTGACCAGGGCGGGCAGTGCCAACGCCACCAACCAGGCGATCGCCGGAACGCTCGGCGTCATCGTCCTCGCGCTGCTCCTCGACGGGGTCTTCGCGCTGATCGGACGCTACACCGTCTCTAGGGGGATCCGTGGCCAGTGA
- a CDS encoding ABC transporter substrate-binding protein — MIHNRALRVVGAGAVALALVTACGAPPAKDGGNAASGGNAASAKSAADLGGMDKLVEEAKKEGALNVIALPPDWANYGEMIKAFGDKYGIEVKSDQPDASSQDEINAAERLKGSDRAPDVFDLGLNVAIANADKFAPYKVATWDDIPAELKDADGRHFADYGGFMSIGYDASKVPAPTSVKDLLKPEYKGKVALNGDPTQAGAAFSGVLMASLGNGGSADDIAPGVEFFKQLKAAGNFLPVDPTPATIESGQTPVVIDWDYTNAAQTAKLAGKLDWKTVVPQDAQVGAYYNQAVNVDAPHPAAARLWQEFVMSDEGQNIYLKGMSRPVRMDAMTAAGTVDTAAAAALPATGDKSVYQTQAQADKAKQALAATWAQAVG; from the coding sequence GTGATCCACAACCGTGCTCTCCGTGTGGTCGGCGCGGGCGCCGTCGCGCTGGCGCTCGTCACCGCCTGCGGCGCCCCGCCCGCGAAGGACGGCGGGAACGCCGCGTCCGGCGGCAACGCCGCCTCGGCGAAGTCCGCCGCCGACCTCGGCGGGATGGACAAGCTCGTGGAGGAGGCCAAGAAGGAGGGCGCGCTCAACGTCATCGCGCTGCCCCCGGACTGGGCCAACTACGGCGAGATGATCAAGGCGTTCGGCGACAAGTACGGCATCGAGGTCAAGTCCGACCAGCCCGACGCCTCCTCGCAGGACGAGATCAACGCCGCCGAGCGGCTCAAGGGCAGCGACCGCGCGCCCGACGTGTTCGACCTCGGCCTGAACGTCGCGATCGCCAACGCCGACAAGTTCGCGCCCTACAAGGTCGCCACCTGGGACGACATCCCGGCCGAGCTGAAGGACGCCGACGGCCGCCACTTCGCCGACTACGGCGGCTTCATGTCGATCGGCTACGACGCCTCCAAGGTCCCCGCGCCCACCAGCGTCAAGGACCTCCTCAAGCCCGAGTACAAGGGCAAGGTCGCGCTCAACGGCGACCCGACGCAGGCGGGCGCCGCGTTCTCCGGCGTGCTGATGGCCTCCCTCGGCAACGGCGGCTCCGCCGACGACATCGCGCCCGGCGTCGAGTTCTTCAAGCAGCTCAAGGCCGCGGGCAACTTCCTGCCGGTCGACCCGACCCCGGCGACCATCGAGTCCGGCCAGACCCCCGTGGTAATCGACTGGGACTACACCAACGCCGCGCAGACCGCGAAGCTCGCGGGCAAGCTCGACTGGAAGACCGTGGTGCCGCAGGACGCGCAGGTCGGCGCCTACTACAACCAGGCCGTCAACGTCGACGCCCCGCACCCGGCCGCCGCGCGGCTGTGGCAGGAGTTCGTGATGAGCGACGAGGGCCAGAACATCTACCTCAAGGGCATGTCCCGCCCGGTGCGCATGGACGCCATGACCGCGGCGGGCACCGTCGACACCGCTGCCGCCGCCGCGCTGCCCGCCACCGGCGACAAGTCCGTCTACCAGACCCAGGCGCAGGCCGACAAGGCCAAGCAGGCGCTCGCCGCCACCTGGGCCCAGGCGGTGGGCTGA
- a CDS encoding ABC transporter permease, which produces MVAPVDTSAGGGGSAAPGRGPSRRSWTAWLVVAPFLAYVGTFLLYPTALVLAGAFQDDDGAFTLATLATLTEGVYLQAFLRSVQLSALTALLGAVLGALLSWAVASGKPEGVTRKVVLAASGVLAQFGGVPLAFAFLATVGFQGLVTRFLADTFGVDLFATGAWLFELPGLTLVYTFFQIPLMVIVFLPAVDGLRPQWREATESLGGSGWTYWRHVGGPILLPAFLGSALLLFANAFSAYATAAALVSQGSPIVPLQIRGFLTGEVLLGQENLGKALGLGMIVVVGVTMGLYALLQRRFARWQ; this is translated from the coding sequence GTGGTCGCACCCGTCGACACCTCGGCCGGGGGCGGCGGCTCCGCCGCCCCCGGCCGAGGGCCGTCCCGCCGCTCGTGGACGGCCTGGCTGGTGGTGGCGCCGTTCCTCGCCTACGTCGGCACGTTCCTGCTCTACCCGACGGCGCTCGTGCTCGCCGGGGCGTTCCAGGACGACGACGGCGCTTTCACCCTGGCCACCCTGGCCACCCTCACCGAGGGCGTCTACCTCCAGGCGTTCCTGCGCAGCGTCCAGCTGTCCGCGCTGACCGCCCTGCTCGGCGCGGTGCTCGGCGCCCTGCTGTCCTGGGCCGTGGCCTCGGGCAAGCCGGAGGGCGTCACGCGCAAGGTCGTGCTCGCCGCGTCCGGCGTCCTCGCCCAGTTCGGCGGCGTCCCGCTCGCGTTCGCGTTCCTGGCCACCGTGGGCTTCCAGGGCCTGGTCACCCGGTTCCTGGCCGACACCTTCGGCGTCGACCTGTTCGCGACCGGCGCGTGGCTGTTCGAGCTGCCCGGCCTCACCCTGGTCTACACCTTCTTCCAGATCCCGCTCATGGTCATCGTGTTCCTGCCCGCCGTCGACGGCCTGCGCCCGCAGTGGCGCGAGGCCACCGAGAGCCTGGGCGGCTCCGGCTGGACCTACTGGCGGCACGTGGGCGGCCCGATCCTGCTGCCCGCGTTCCTCGGCTCGGCGCTGCTGCTGTTCGCCAACGCGTTCTCCGCCTACGCCACCGCCGCCGCCCTGGTGTCCCAGGGAAGCCCGATCGTGCCGCTCCAGATCCGGGGCTTCCTCACCGGGGAAGTGCTGCTGGGGCAGGAGAACCTCGGCAAGGCGCTCGGCCTGGGCATGATCGTCGTGGTCGGCGTGACCATGGGCCTGTACGCCCTGCTCCAGCGGAGGTTCGCCCGATGGCAGTGA
- a CDS encoding ABC transporter permease: MAVTREPVKPKRRNGNGGVLRAVVLVVLGAYFALPLVAMAEFSTRSANGTRSLQSWSGIVTDPDLVAAIWVSVQLALLSSLLVLALLVPTMAWIRLRLPALRRPVEFLCLLPVAIPAIVLVVGMAPLYAWVDYFLGDSPLTLALAYAVLVLPFAYRSLDAGLSAIDLKTLAEAARGLGAGWGTVLLRIVVPNIRTALISAALLSVALVLGEFTIASLLNFDTLQVRVNLIGKRDAGVSIAVSLLCLLFAFALLLLLSSAGSRRRRATAEEG, translated from the coding sequence ATGGCAGTGACGCGAGAGCCCGTCAAGCCCAAGCGCCGCAACGGGAACGGCGGCGTGCTGCGCGCGGTCGTGCTCGTGGTGCTCGGCGCCTACTTCGCGCTGCCGCTGGTCGCCATGGCCGAGTTCTCCACCCGCAGCGCGAACGGGACCCGCAGCCTCCAGTCCTGGTCAGGCATCGTCACCGACCCCGACCTCGTCGCGGCCATCTGGGTGTCGGTGCAGCTGGCCCTGCTGTCCTCGCTGCTGGTGCTGGCGCTGCTCGTGCCCACCATGGCGTGGATCCGGCTGCGGCTGCCCGCGCTGCGCCGACCGGTCGAGTTCCTGTGCCTGCTGCCGGTGGCGATCCCGGCGATCGTGCTCGTGGTCGGCATGGCCCCGCTGTACGCCTGGGTCGACTACTTCCTCGGCGACTCGCCGCTCACCCTGGCGCTCGCGTACGCGGTGCTGGTGCTGCCGTTCGCCTACCGCTCGCTCGACGCGGGCCTGTCCGCGATCGACCTCAAGACCCTCGCCGAGGCCGCCAGGGGACTGGGCGCGGGCTGGGGGACGGTGCTGCTGCGGATCGTCGTGCCGAACATCCGCACCGCGCTGATCAGCGCCGCGCTGCTGTCCGTCGCGCTGGTGCTCGGCGAGTTCACCATCGCGTCCCTGCTCAACTTCGACACCCTCCAGGTGCGGGTCAACCTGATCGGCAAGCGCGACGCGGGCGTGTCCATCGCGGTGTCGCTGCTGTGCCTGCTGTTCGCTTTCGCGCTGCTGCTCCTGCTGTCCTCGGCGGGCAGCAGGCGGCGCCGCGCCACCGCCGAGGAAGGCTGA
- a CDS encoding ABC transporter ATP-binding protein: MGHLELKGLRKSFGGHTALDGLDLDLAEGELISLLGPSGCGKTTALRIVAGFETADAGAVLVQGRDITGVPANRRDMGMVFQAYSLFPNLTAAQNIEFGLKLRKQPDRKARAGELLELVGLAHLGGRYPHQLSGGQQQRVALARALAIRPGVLLLDEPLSALDAKVRVGLREEIRRIQTELGITTLFVTHDQEEALAVSDRVGVMSHGRLEQLDTPSKVYREPASAFVAQFVGVTNTVAGTVEPGGVRLGAHLLPAPGAPGVASGDAVSVIVRPEDVEVTAHPAGGSGSGAGGTGGDAAGALLGTVVAQSFLGPVTRLSVRLAGGEQVVRVDHPSSRATDFPAGAEVALRVAPDRVLVVPA; encoded by the coding sequence ATGGGTCATCTGGAACTGAAGGGGCTGCGCAAGTCCTTCGGCGGGCACACCGCGCTCGACGGGCTGGACCTCGACCTCGCCGAGGGCGAGCTGATCAGCCTGCTGGGCCCCAGCGGCTGCGGCAAGACCACGGCGCTGCGCATCGTCGCGGGCTTCGAGACCGCCGACGCCGGCGCGGTGCTGGTCCAGGGCCGCGACATCACCGGCGTGCCCGCCAACCGGCGGGACATGGGCATGGTGTTCCAGGCCTACAGCCTGTTCCCGAACCTGACCGCCGCGCAGAACATCGAGTTCGGGCTCAAGCTGCGCAAGCAGCCGGACCGCAAGGCGCGCGCGGGTGAACTGCTGGAGCTGGTGGGCCTGGCGCACCTGGGCGGGCGCTACCCGCACCAGCTGTCCGGCGGCCAGCAGCAGCGCGTCGCGCTGGCCCGCGCGCTGGCCATCCGGCCAGGGGTGCTGCTGCTCGACGAGCCGCTGTCCGCGCTGGACGCCAAGGTCAGGGTCGGGCTGCGCGAGGAGATCCGCCGCATCCAGACCGAGCTGGGCATCACGACCCTGTTCGTCACCCACGACCAGGAGGAGGCGCTGGCCGTCTCCGACCGGGTCGGCGTGATGTCCCACGGCAGGCTGGAGCAGCTGGACACCCCGTCGAAGGTGTACCGGGAGCCCGCGTCGGCGTTCGTGGCGCAGTTCGTCGGCGTCACGAACACCGTGGCGGGCACGGTCGAGCCCGGCGGGGTCCGGCTGGGCGCGCACCTGCTGCCCGCGCCCGGCGCGCCGGGGGTGGCGTCCGGGGACGCGGTGTCGGTGATCGTGCGGCCCGAGGACGTCGAGGTGACCGCGCACCCCGCGGGGGGCAGCGGGAGCGGCGCCGGCGGAACCGGCGGCGACGCGGCGGGCGCGCTGCTCGGAACCGTCGTGGCGCAGAGCTTCCTGGGCCCGGTGACCCGGCTCTCGGTGCGCCTGGCCGGTGGCGAGCAGGTCGTGCGGGTCGACCACCCGTCGTCCCGCGCCACCGACTTCCCGGCGGGCGCCGAGGTGGCGCTGCGGGTCGCGCCCGACCGGGTGCTGGTCGTCCCCGCCTGA
- a CDS encoding LVIVD repeat-containing protein — protein MLGAIALALSMAAWGPQAVAAPEDDLSGLSEAQLESAEQPGVPGVDEIRTSRNVKHVANVPKQAPFTSSSTWTDVAFQSGYAFDGNYDGFTIYDIRDPRQPKVVSSVLCPGSQNDISVKDNLLFLSTDSSRSDNSCASTPLAASNKDAWEGIKVFDISDKRNPRYIASVETKCGSHTHTLVPDKKGKDVYLYVSSYSPNAAFPDCQPPHDLISIVKVPLKNPTAASLLGERVLFPDGGNPGRSGSVATGYVSATSGCHDITVYPSKDLAAGACMGDGVLWDISDRENPREISRVQDDVNFAFWHSATFNNTGTKVVFTDELGGGGAATCNEAIGPNRGADGIYDVTGRGDDRELVFRSYFKIPRHQTDTENCVAHNGSLIPVQGRDIMVQSWYQGGVSVWDFTDSSRPREIGFFERGPLPNGAGGGTWSAYYYNGYVYSSDMAKGLDVLDIRDPRVLTAKLVRTDELNVQTQGHYRELFR, from the coding sequence ATGCTGGGGGCGATCGCACTGGCGCTGTCGATGGCGGCCTGGGGGCCGCAAGCCGTCGCCGCGCCTGAGGACGACCTCTCGGGGTTGAGCGAGGCCCAGCTGGAGAGCGCCGAGCAGCCCGGCGTCCCCGGCGTGGACGAGATCCGCACCAGCCGCAACGTCAAGCACGTCGCGAACGTGCCGAAGCAGGCGCCGTTCACCAGCTCGTCCACGTGGACCGACGTGGCGTTCCAGAGCGGCTACGCCTTCGACGGCAACTACGACGGCTTCACGATCTACGACATCCGCGACCCCCGCCAGCCGAAGGTCGTCAGCTCCGTGCTGTGCCCCGGCTCGCAGAACGACATCTCGGTCAAGGACAACCTGCTGTTCCTGTCCACCGACTCCTCGCGCAGCGACAACTCCTGCGCCAGCACGCCGCTGGCCGCGTCGAACAAGGACGCCTGGGAGGGCATCAAGGTCTTCGACATCAGCGACAAGCGCAACCCGCGCTACATCGCCTCGGTCGAGACCAAGTGCGGCTCGCACACGCACACCCTGGTGCCGGACAAGAAGGGCAAGGACGTCTACCTGTACGTCTCCTCGTACAGCCCGAACGCCGCCTTCCCGGACTGCCAGCCGCCGCACGACCTGATCTCCATCGTGAAGGTGCCGCTGAAGAACCCGACGGCGGCCTCGCTGCTGGGCGAGCGGGTGCTGTTCCCGGACGGCGGCAACCCCGGCCGCAGCGGCTCGGTGGCCACCGGGTACGTGTCGGCCACCTCGGGCTGCCACGACATCACCGTCTACCCGTCGAAGGACCTGGCGGCGGGCGCGTGCATGGGCGACGGCGTGCTGTGGGACATCTCCGACCGGGAGAACCCGCGTGAGATCAGCCGCGTGCAGGACGACGTGAACTTCGCGTTCTGGCACTCGGCGACGTTCAACAACACCGGCACGAAGGTGGTCTTCACCGACGAGCTGGGCGGCGGCGGCGCGGCCACGTGCAACGAGGCCATCGGCCCGAACCGGGGCGCGGACGGCATCTACGACGTCACCGGGCGCGGCGACGACCGGGAGCTGGTGTTCAGGAGCTACTTCAAGATCCCCCGGCACCAGACCGACACCGAGAACTGCGTGGCGCACAACGGGTCGCTGATCCCGGTGCAGGGCCGCGACATCATGGTGCAGTCCTGGTACCAGGGCGGCGTGTCGGTGTGGGACTTCACCGACTCGTCCCGGCCGCGCGAGATCGGGTTCTTCGAGCGCGGTCCGCTCCCCAACGGCGCGGGCGGCGGCACGTGGAGCGCCTACTACTACAACGGGTACGTGTACAGCTCCGACATGGCCAAGGGCCTGGACGTGCTGGACATCCGCGACCCGCGCGTGCTCACCGCGAAGCTGGTGCGCACCGACGAGCTGAACGTGCAGACCCAGGGCCACTACCGGGAGCTGTTCCGGTAA
- a CDS encoding DUF305 domain-containing protein, with product MRAVILALVVAVFGAAAGCTAGADPDAAPVIAPGRPGEAGRTVAPGDVGTDLWSAPTEVDLGYVARMITHHRQALAMTELAPERAGNDVVRRIASRIHDVQGPEIQAMESWQRQYGQVGEAHGHVGGVEDHGGMPGMATERQLAELAAAKGADFDRLFVRLMVAHHEGALEMALEQLSEGTDVRVEEMANDVVATQSVEIERMRAIPL from the coding sequence ATGCGCGCGGTGATTCTCGCCCTGGTGGTGGCGGTGTTCGGGGCGGCGGCGGGGTGCACCGCCGGGGCCGATCCCGACGCCGCCCCGGTGATCGCTCCCGGCAGGCCGGGCGAGGCCGGGCGGACGGTGGCGCCGGGGGACGTGGGCACCGACCTGTGGTCCGCGCCGACCGAGGTCGACCTGGGGTACGTGGCCAGGATGATCACCCACCACCGGCAGGCGCTGGCCATGACCGAGCTCGCCCCGGAGCGCGCCGGGAACGACGTGGTGCGGCGGATCGCGTCGCGCATCCACGACGTCCAGGGGCCGGAGATCCAGGCCATGGAGTCCTGGCAGCGGCAGTACGGGCAGGTCGGGGAGGCGCACGGGCACGTCGGCGGGGTGGAGGACCACGGCGGGATGCCGGGGATGGCGACCGAGCGGCAGCTCGCCGAGCTGGCGGCGGCCAAGGGCGCGGACTTCGACCGGCTGTTCGTGCGGCTGATGGTCGCGCACCACGAGGGGGCGCTGGAGATGGCCCTGGAGCAGCTGAGCGAGGGGACGGACGTGCGGGTCGAGGAGATGGCGAACGACGTCGTGGCGACCCAGAGCGTGGAGATCGAGCGGATGCGCGCTATCCCGCTCTGA
- a CDS encoding nucleoside deaminase, with the protein MGAERELGWLRRSVDLAVRNVADGGGPFGALVARGDEVVATGANRVTADLDPTAHAEVVAIRAACRALGDFSLAGCVLVSSCEPCPLCLSAALWARVERVVYAADRHDAAAVGFDDGVFHDLLARPRETWDLAVLRVPTEVDSAPFDAWRAHQGRVDY; encoded by the coding sequence ATGGGCGCGGAGCGGGAGCTGGGCTGGTTGCGGCGGTCGGTGGACCTGGCGGTGCGCAACGTCGCGGACGGCGGCGGGCCGTTCGGGGCGCTGGTGGCGCGCGGGGACGAGGTGGTGGCCACCGGCGCGAACCGGGTGACCGCCGACCTCGACCCGACCGCGCACGCGGAGGTCGTGGCGATCCGGGCGGCCTGCCGGGCGCTGGGCGACTTCAGCCTGGCCGGGTGCGTGCTGGTGTCCTCGTGCGAGCCCTGCCCGCTGTGCCTGTCGGCCGCGCTGTGGGCGCGGGTGGAGCGGGTGGTGTACGCGGCGGACCGGCACGACGCGGCGGCGGTCGGGTTCGACGACGGGGTGTTCCACGACCTGCTCGCGCGCCCCAGGGAGACGTGGGACCTGGCGGTGCTGCGGGTGCCGACGGAGGTGGACTCGGCCCCGTTCGACGCCTGGCGGGCGCACCAGGGGCGGGTGGACTACTGA
- the uraH gene encoding hydroxyisourate hydrolase, with protein MTISTHVLDARLGRPAEGVPVRLERGGEVLAEGRTGPDGRITGWPSSEVGVHRLVFDTGGVSEFFPEVVLSFRVSDPDAHHHVPLLLSPFAYSTYRGS; from the coding sequence GTGACCATCAGCACGCACGTGCTCGACGCCCGGCTCGGCAGGCCCGCCGAGGGCGTCCCGGTCCGGCTGGAGCGCGGTGGCGAGGTGCTCGCCGAGGGGCGCACGGGCCCGGACGGGCGGATCACCGGGTGGCCGTCGTCCGAGGTCGGGGTGCACCGGCTGGTGTTCGACACCGGTGGCGTGTCGGAGTTCTTCCCCGAGGTGGTGCTGTCGTTCCGGGTGAGCGACCCGGACGCGCACCACCACGTGCCGCTGCTGCTGTCGCCGTTCGCGTACTCGACCTACCGGGGCAGCTGA
- a CDS encoding PucR family transcriptional regulator, giving the protein MGDLLRMPDLRLRARTGDRWLDRPVTGARTTELTDPGRYLDGGELVLSGLHWHRADADCAPFASALVGAGASALAASRAGAGELPDALVAACLAVGLPLLEVPEDVSFGAVAERVVLELAGGAGARLAGHRRLVAAAGEGLERLVAVGAAELGAPCRVLSTTGHLVAGPDLPQERRAALVRDYFDAERLPAAVRRTALLPVRARSTTGWLLAVDGGHAHDPTALELADLLALERARVLRERAAATRAATPLLRALTTAADDPATRAAAAGLPEDEPLLVVALSTSDGQDALPLLEELLAPLAPNAPAGLVATTAATAGTPIAAAPTAATKATKATATRPATTATAQPTAAATAAVKAAASPAAVSASAAKATATPASAPAPAGKAATPVTAIAVLHTPTDPSPALRQALRTALPALSGRRVLVGVSSPVRAAALRGAAQEARWALALAAERGARAEVVTGAEIAPHRLLLAAVPDQARADLRRRLLGPLLDHDAARGTDLLGTLRVFLDCSGSWTTTAARLHVHVNTLRYRVGRVEELLGVDLSRFDHRVDLFLALQAG; this is encoded by the coding sequence GTGGGCGACCTGCTCCGGATGCCGGACCTGCGGCTGCGCGCCCGCACCGGGGACCGCTGGCTGGACCGGCCGGTGACCGGGGCGCGCACCACCGAGCTGACCGATCCCGGCCGCTACCTGGACGGTGGCGAGCTGGTGCTGTCCGGGCTGCACTGGCACCGCGCCGACGCCGACTGCGCGCCGTTCGCCTCGGCGCTGGTCGGGGCGGGCGCGTCGGCGCTGGCCGCGAGCCGGGCGGGCGCGGGGGAGCTGCCGGACGCGCTGGTCGCCGCGTGCCTGGCGGTCGGGCTGCCGCTGCTGGAGGTGCCCGAGGACGTCTCGTTCGGGGCGGTGGCGGAGCGGGTCGTGCTGGAGCTGGCCGGTGGCGCGGGCGCGCGGCTGGCCGGGCACCGCAGGCTCGTCGCGGCGGCGGGGGAGGGGCTGGAGCGACTGGTCGCGGTCGGGGCGGCGGAGCTGGGCGCGCCGTGCCGGGTGCTGTCCACCACCGGCCACCTGGTGGCCGGGCCCGACCTGCCGCAGGAGCGGCGCGCGGCGCTGGTGCGCGACTACTTCGACGCCGAGCGGCTGCCCGCGGCGGTGCGGCGCACCGCGCTCCTGCCGGTCCGCGCGCGCTCGACGACCGGGTGGCTGCTGGCGGTGGACGGCGGCCACGCGCACGACCCGACCGCCCTGGAACTGGCCGACCTGCTGGCCCTGGAGCGCGCGCGGGTCCTGCGCGAACGCGCGGCGGCCACCCGCGCGGCGACCCCGCTGCTGCGCGCCCTGACCACGGCCGCCGACGACCCGGCCACCCGCGCGGCGGCGGCCGGCCTGCCCGAGGACGAGCCGCTCCTGGTGGTCGCGCTGTCCACTTCGGACGGCCAGGACGCCTTGCCGCTGCTGGAGGAGCTGCTCGCGCCGCTCGCGCCGAACGCGCCTGCGGGCCTTGTGGCCACCACGGCCGCCACGGCGGGCACCCCCATCGCCGCCGCTCCCACAGCCGCCACCAAGGCCACCAAGGCCACCGCCACTCGGCCCGCCACCACCGCCACCGCTCAGCCCACTGCCGCTGCCACCGCTGCCGTCAAGGCCGCTGCCAGCCCCGCTGCTGTCTCCGCTTCCGCTGCCAAGGCCACTGCCACCCCTGCTTCCGCCCCCGCCCCCGCGGGCAAAGCCGCCACCCCCGTCACCGCCATCGCCGTGCTCCACACGCCCACCGACCCGTCCCCAGCCCTCCGCCAAGCCCTCCGCACCGCCCTCCCCGCCCTGTCGGGCCGCCGGGTCCTGGTCGGCGTCTCCTCCCCGGTCCGCGCCGCGGCCCTGCGCGGCGCCGCCCAGGAGGCCCGCTGGGCCCTGGCGCTGGCCGCCGAGCGCGGAGCCCGCGCCGAGGTCGTCACCGGCGCCGAGATCGCCCCGCACCGCCTCCTCCTCGCCGCAGTCCCCGACCAGGCGCGCGCCGACCTCCGCAGACGCCTCCTCGGCCCCCTCCTCGACCACGACGCCGCGCGCGGCACCGACCTCCTGGGCACCCTGCGCGTGTTCCTGGACTGCTCCGGCTCCTGGACCACCACCGCCGCCCGGCTGCACGTGCACGTCAACACCCTGCGGTACCGGGTGGGCCGGGTGGAGGAGCTGCTCGGCGTCGACCTGTCCCGCTTCGACCACCGCGTCGACCTGTTCCTCGCCCTCCAGGCCGGGTGA
- a CDS encoding SMP-30/gluconolactonase/LRE family protein: MTRTPGAVTALVAALTATLTATLAAPLIAAPAAHATSSHHQRAFPAEFPLPDGFLPEGITIGDRPTAYFGSRADGDLYRVDLRTGRGEVFSQGPGTASVGLKIDRRARLFVAGGAAGDGRVVDARSGAVLASYRFAQDADTFVNDVVVTRDAAYFTDSRKALLYRLPLGRAGELPSEFDVVPLTGDFSLTPGVNNANGITTTPDGRALLVVQSNTGKLFRVNPDTGLAREVDLGGEVLTNGDGLLLDGRSLYVVQNRLNTVALFSLDRAGTAASLVTRLTDPRFDVPTTIARFGSRLYLPNARFTTEPTPSTPYNAVAIVKP, translated from the coding sequence ATGACCCGCACCCCCGGAGCCGTCACCGCCCTGGTCGCCGCGCTCACCGCGACGCTCACCGCGACCCTCGCCGCACCCCTGATCGCCGCCCCCGCGGCGCACGCGACCTCGTCCCACCACCAGCGCGCCTTCCCCGCCGAGTTCCCCCTCCCCGACGGCTTCCTGCCCGAGGGCATCACCATCGGCGACCGCCCCACCGCCTACTTCGGCTCCCGCGCCGACGGCGACCTCTACCGCGTCGACCTGCGCACCGGTCGCGGCGAGGTGTTCAGCCAGGGCCCCGGCACCGCCTCGGTCGGCCTCAAGATCGACCGGAGGGCCCGCCTCTTCGTCGCGGGCGGCGCCGCGGGCGACGGTCGGGTGGTCGACGCGCGCTCCGGGGCCGTCCTCGCCTCCTACCGCTTCGCCCAGGACGCCGACACCTTCGTCAACGACGTGGTCGTCACCCGCGACGCCGCTTACTTCACCGATTCCCGCAAGGCGCTCCTCTACCGCCTCCCGCTCGGTCGCGCTGGTGAGTTGCCCTCGGAATTCGACGTCGTCCCGCTCACCGGCGACTTCTCCTTGACCCCAGGTGTGAACAACGCCAACGGCATCACCACCACCCCGGACGGGCGCGCGTTGTTGGTCGTGCAGAGCAACACCGGGAAGTTGTTCCGGGTGAACCCGGACACCGGGCTCGCGCGCGAAGTCGACCTCGGCGGGGAAGTGCTCACGAACGGTGACGGGCTGCTGCTCGACGGGCGTTCGCTCTACGTCGTGCAGAACCGCCTGAACACCGTCGCGCTGTTCTCGCTCGACCGGGCCGGAACGGCCGCGTCGCTGGTCACGAGGCTGACCGACCCGCGCTTCGACGTGCCGACGACGATCGCCCGGTTCGGCTCGCGGCTGTACCTGCCCAACGCGCGCTTCACCACCGAACCCACTCCGAGCACTCCGTACAACGCCGTGGCGATTGTCAAGCCGTGA